From one Rosa rugosa chromosome 4, drRosRugo1.1, whole genome shotgun sequence genomic stretch:
- the LOC133707383 gene encoding potassium transporter 3, producing MVDSEGQTGRILLKAYRSFGLVFGALCIPPIYVFKCAFSGGLTHYQSEDVVFGVFSVIFWTITLTSLIKYAGFALSANDNGEGGVIALYALLCRNAKLCLIPNHQAADEEISTYRYPGHSSSNTPNSPLKRFIERHKSAKTCLLVLVLFGACMVICVGILMPVISVFSSVEGIKFQAKNLHDGVVVLIACVLLVGIFILQHRGFHKLGFIFSPILILWILLIAGVGIYNIIEWNPRMYQALSPYYIYIFFKRTGRDGWISLGGIILCITGTEYMFADLGNFKTRPIRVTFSSVIYPCLILQYMGQAAFLSRNLSAVSMSFYASVPAPLIWPVLVVAPLAAIVASQPVISSTFSVVKQCHAIRCFPRVKIVTNRRIPGQLYIPEINWILMILSLAITIGFRDTNYIGNAYGIAFLAVTIITTWLTSLVINLVWNQSFILSLLFSLLFGSMEIIYLSSSCMKILKGGWVPLVFSAIFVVVMYVWQYGMRKKYTYDLHNKVSMKWILTLGPSLGIVRVPGIGLIYTELATGVPSTFTHFLTNLPAFYQVVVFVCIKTVPVPCVPQKERFLIGRIGPKSYGMYRCMIRNGYKDVFRSGDDFEIDLVMSIAEFIQMEAEGSETPEGSVDKRMAVVRTSGKFGTRLVMSQSSGPGESSSSGPSALVGTCKSQVLQDLQATYEKEAPKLNYWRRARFGLLDTKYKDPRVREQLLELVNAKHAGATYVIGHSYLKAKYSSSFIKKCAINIAFSFLRKNCRSPAVALNIPHICLIKVGANYIV from the exons ATG GTTGACAGTGAAGGTCAAACTGGACGAATTCTCCTCAAGGCTTATCGGAGTTTTGGTTTGGTGTTTGGTGCCTTGTGCATTCCTCCTATATATGTTTTTAAATGTGCATTTTCGGGAGGACTGACCCATTACCAATCTGAAGATGTAGTCTTTGGGGTGTTTTCGGTGATTTTTTGGACTATCACTCTCACTTCGTTGATAAAGTATGCTGGGTTCGCGTTGAGTGCCAACGATAATGGTGAAG GCGGGGTTATTGCATTGTATGCATTGCTTTGTAGAAATGCGAAATTGTGTTTGATACCTAATCATCAAGCGGCGGATGAGGAGATCTCTACATATCGTTACCCGGGTCATTCCAGTAGTAACACACCCAATTCGCCGTTGAAAAGGTTTATTGAGAGACATAAGAGTGCAAAAACCTGTTTACTTGTTCTAGTTTTGTTTGGGGCTTGTATGGTGATATGCGTCGGTATCCTCATGCCTGTCATTTCGG TTTTTTCCTCTGTTGAAGGCATAAAATTTCAAGCAAAGAATCTGCATGATG GTGTGGTGGTGCTTATTGCATGTGTTTTATTAGTTGGCATATTTATTTTGCAACACCGTGGTTTCCACAAGCTGGGCTTCATATTTTCTCCCATTCTGATCCTTTGGATACTGCTGATTGCTGGTGTGGGAATCTACAATATCATCGAGTGGAATCCAAGAATGTATCAGGCTCTTTCTCCATATTATATTTACATATTTTTCAAGAGAACAGGAAGAGATGGTTGGATTTCTCTTGGAGGAATAATTTTATGTATTACTG GAACTGAATACATGTTTGCAGATCTTGGCAACTTCAAAACAAGACCAATAAGG GTCACATTTTCTTCTGTCATATATCCATGTCTAATACTTCAATACATGGGACAAGCTGCATTTCTTTCAAGAAATCTATCTGCAGTGTCTATGAGCTTTTATGCTTCTGTGCCAG CCCCACTAATTTGGCCTGTACTTGTGGTTGCACCTCTTGCCGCCATTGTTGCCAGCCAACCTGTTATCTCTTCCACATTCTCAGTTgtcaagcaatgccatgcaaTACGATGTTTCCCACGTGTCAAGATTGTTACAAACAGACGGATCCCTGGTCAGTTATACATCCCTGAGATTAATTGGATTCTTATGATTCTCAGCCTGGCCATCACAATTGGTTTTCGAGACACAAATTATATAGGAAATGCTTATG GGATTGCATTTTTGGCTGTGACAATCATAACTACGTGGTTGACCTCACTAGTCATCAACCTTGTTTGGAATCAGAGTTTCAtcctttctcttttatttagtttacttttcggtTCAATGGAAATCATCTACCTTTCATCTTCGTGTATGAAAATCCTTAAAGGTGGATGGGTTCCCCTTGTTTTCTCTGCAATCTTCGTGGTGGTTATGTATGTCTGGCAATATGGCATGAGGAAGAAGTATACGTATGACCTGCATAACAAGGTTTCAATGAAGTGGATACTCACGCTGGGTCCTAGTCTTGGGATTGTTAGGGTCCCTGGGATTGGCCTCATCTACACTGAGTTGGCTACTGGAGTCCCATCAACATTTACTCATTTCTTAACCAACTTACCAGCCTTTTACCAAGTGGTTGTCTTTGTTTGCATCAAAACTGTTCCTGTTCCTTGTGTGCCCCAAAAAGAAAGGTTTCTAATTGGTAGGATTGGTCCCAAGTCTTACGGAATGTATCGCTGTATGATTCGGAATGGGTACAAAGACGTCTTTAGAAGTGGAGACGACTTTGAAATTGACCTGGTGATGAGCATAGCAGAGTTCATCCAGATGGAAGCAGAAGGTTCTGAAACACCGGAAGGGTCTGTGGATAAGCGTATGGCAGTTGTGAGAACATCTGGGAAGTTCGGCACAAGATTGGTGATGTCACAATCATCTGGCCCTGGAGAAAGCAGCAGTTCAGGTCCTTCAGCCCTTGTGGGCACCTGCAAGTCACAGGTGCTGCAAGATTTGCAAGCCACGTATGAGAAAGAAGCGCCAAAGCTCAACTACTGGCGGCGGGCTCGGTTTGGGTTGCTGGATACAAAGTACAAGGATCCGCGAGTGAGGGAACAGCTCTTGGAACTTGTGAATGCAAAGCATGCTGGGGCAACATATGTAATAGGTCACTCTTATTTAAAGGCAAAGTATAGTTCATCGTTTATAAAGAAGTGTGCTATCAACATTGCCTTCTCTTTCCTGCGTAAAAATTGCCGGTCGCCTGCTGTTGCTTTGAACATTCCTCATATTTGTTTGATTAAGGTGGGTGCCAACTATATTGTGTGA
- the LOC133707386 gene encoding uncharacterized protein LOC133707386, which translates to MLSSTCSHSLLRRPFLPSPIPRARVPTRPGGLYPISRSLRISESHSRPFNTRWTKISCFRQEEFSSETPKAEYIGHLVPEEVVKPEFDGSKEVKRDWGLTLQEAADTVFRAIGSRWSVPWTAETILQVMLLWVVAFWFIGSWMIPFAAHLAGFNRESLTFRGQALFSLVTDVTEGLAGIMILHRCLSRFRPLPPDWFKFSLKGTWQIDVVLGCLMFPLVNRLSQFNLNLLPLLPSTPVTISSVEQSILARDPVAMALYAIVVSVCAPVWEEIVFRGFLLPSLTKYMPVWCAILVSAVVFALAHFNVQRMLPLVFLGVVMGAIFARSRNLLPSMLLHSLWNGFVFLDLMK; encoded by the exons ATGTTGAGCTCCACTTGCTCTCACTCGCTTCTTCGCCGCCCTTTCCTCCCCTCCCCTATCCCCAGAGCTAGGGTTCCGACCCGACCCGGGGGTTTGTATCCAATTTCCCGCAGTTTAAGGATCTCCGAATCTCATTCCAGGCCTTTCAACACT AGATGGACGAAAATTTCATGCTTTAGGCAAGAGGAGTTCTCTTCAGAAACCCCGAAAGCTGAGTATATTGGACACTTGGTGCCGGAGGAAGTAGTCAAGCCGGAATTTGATGGTTCGAAGGAGGTGAAAAGGGACTGGGGATTAACTCTTCAAGAG GCTGCAGATACAGTGTTTAGGGCAATAGGCAGTCGGTGGAGTGTACCGTGGACAGCAGAAACCATATTGCAG GTTATGCTACTCTGGGTTGTTGCTTTCTGGTTCATAGGTTCTTGGATGATTCCATTTGCAGCTCACCTGGCAGGTTTCAACAGGGAATCATTAACATTTAGAGGCCAAGCCTTATTCAGCCTAGTGACTGATGTAACTGAAGGTCTTGCTGGCATTATGATCCTTCACCGCTGTTTATCTCGTTTCCGTCCACTTCCTCCAGATTGGTTTAAATTTAGCTTGAAAGGAACATGGCAGATAGATGTTGTGCTAGGATGCCTCATGTTTCCCCTTGTCAATCGGCTATCGCAATTTAACCTCAACCTATTACCACTCTTGCCGTCCACCCCTGTCACGATATCAAGTGTTGAGCAATCAATTTTAGCGCGTGATCCGGTAGCAATGGCACTGTATGCAATAGTAGTTTCAGTGTGTGCGCCTGTGTGGGAGGAGATAGTCTTTAGGGGTTTTCTACTCCCTTCATTGACCAAGTACATGCCCGTGTGGTGTGCAATATTGGTTAGTGCAGTTGTCTTTGCTTTAGCACACTTCAATGTACAGAGGATGCTACCGCTTGTTTTCCTTGGGGTGGTGATGGGTGCTATATTTGCACGGTCAAGGAATCTATTACCATCGATGCTCTTGCACAGCCTTTGGAATGGCTTTGTATTTTTAGACTTAATGAAATAA